AGCGCGCCGGCCACGGAGGCTTCCAGCCCGCCGACTTCGGCGTAGGGCTCGATGCCATCGAAGGCCCCGTCATCCGCCTCGCCGTTCGCGTAGCCCAGCAGCATGCGCTGCAGGCCGAAGCGCCAGGTGTTCTGCTCGCCGCAGGCATCGAGCCCCAGCGCCGACCGGTGCGCCAGGTTCAGGCCCCAGCGCGCGCCGGCGCCCTCCATCCAGCGCGCCAGCAAGGGCAGCTCGTCGGCACCGATGCCGAAGCGCGCGGCCACCGCCGGCACGTCGAGCAGGTCGCGAATCTCCGTGAGGCCGCAGCGCTGTTGCGGCAGGCGAAGCAGCCATTCAAGCGCGACCAGCAGCGGGTTGTGGCCCCGCTCGTTCAGGTCGGCGATATCGAAGGGAATGAAGCGCTTGTCGCTGCGCGGGTACTGACCGAAGACCGAGCGGATGGCCGGCGCGAAGGCGGCAATGTCGGGCACCATGACCACGATGTCGCGCGGCTGCAGTGGAGTGCCATCAGGCGGTTCGGCCAGCAGCGCGAGCAGCTGGTCGTGCAGGATCTCGACCTCGCGCTGCGCGCTGTGCGCGATGTGGAAGACGACCGAGCGGTCGGCCGCATCGACCGGCGTGTGCGGGTGCTCGTGCAGCGGCACCAGGTCGCGGATGGCCGCCTGCACCTGCTGCAGCAGCGTCCTGGCCGGCGCGTCGTCGAACAGGTCGATCCGGGCGATGCCGAAGCGCTGCTGCGCGGCCGCCGCGTCGTCGAAGGCATCGAGCTGCCGCACGAAGTCGCGGCCCTGCCGGCCCCACGCCGCGAGCAGCGGATGGCCGTGCGCATGCATCTCTTCCAGCGGCACCGACGCCAGGTCGCGCGCGCCGCGCAAGGGGTGGCGGCGGCGCTCCATGCGCAGCAGCTCGCGCCCTTCGATGATGTCGGCCCAGTGGTAGCGGCTGGGGTTGGGGATGGCCATCAGCACCTGGGTGTGGGCCGCCAAAGCGGCCAGCGCCTGCAGCGTCTGCATCGGCACGTGGGTCATGCCGAAGAGGATCACGCGGCGCGCGACCGGCGCGGCCAGCGGCGCGCCCGTGGTGAGCGTCGCGAGGAAGCGCTGGTGCAGCTGCGTGCGGGCCGAGGTCAGCGCTTCCGCATCGAGCCCGGCCAGCAGTTCGCGCCACAGCGCGGCCTGCCAGCGCTGGTCGTCGGGCAGCGGCAGGTCGCCGATGCCTGAAAGGCTTGGCAACACGTCGCGGCCCGCCTCCCAGGCGGCGAGCCAGTCACTGCGGTAGACCTGGTACTGGTCATACAGGTCGGCCAGGCGTTGCGCCAGCTGCAGGCGCCGGCCGAGGTCGCCGTCCCGCAGGAAGCCGGCCAGCGGCGCGAAGCCGGGACGCGGCGCGACGACGGGCAGCAGGTGCATCAGGCGCCAGGTGAGCGCCTGACGGTCGAGCGCCGAGCGCGCCGGCACCGCGTCCCGGCCCAGCACCTGGCGGTAGCTGCGCCACAGGAAACGCGCCGGCAGCTCGACCCGCGTGGCCGCGCACACGCCGCGCGTGGCCGCCAGCGTCATCTTCAGCCACTCGGCCACGCCGTTGCTCTGCACCAGGAAGATCTCTTCCTCCAGCGGCTGCAACGGGTGGCGGCTGATCCATTCGAACAGCGCGTCGCCCAGCAGTTCGGCGCGGTTGCCGTGCAAGACCAGAAGGCCGGGCTGGAGAGGGACGGGATTCATGCGCTGCGCGGCGGGTGAGGAAGAGGCGAGGGGCGGCGGACCATTCTCGCCGCTGCGCGGGCCGGCCTCGCTGCAGGCCGTCGCGCAAAGCCGCTCAGCGCCGGCCAGCGGCGAGGTTCGCCAGGCGGTCGTAGCCGCTCATCTCCAGGAAGCCCTGCCCTTCGGCGCTGCCGCTCACGCGCACCGGCCCCTCCCAATAGACATTGGCCGTGGTCTGGCGCGAATCGAATTCGCCGTCGGGGTAGAAAGGCTTCACGTCGTAGACGCCCGAAGGCAGACGCAGGCGCCACTCGACGACATAGGGGATCCGCGTCACGGGGCTGGTCCAGCTCGCGCCCGGCGTGAGCTCGATGTCCTCGCCCTTAAGCGGCACGGCGCCCTTGGCATCGGACACCGTGCCGGCGGTCATGACCTTGCGGCCCTCGGCGTCGAAGAGCTGGTAGACCATCACGTCGGAGCCGTTCGCCAGATGCAGCGCAAACCAGTTCCAGCCCAGCGTGGAGGCGTCGAACTCGCCCCACTGGTGATCGAACCACACCGGGCCGCTCACCGACACGGTCTTGCCGCCGACCACGATGTCGCCCTTGGCGGCGATGCGCGGGCGCGAATAGTAGTAGCTGATGCCGGCCTTGCCGAAGTCGAGCAGACCGGGCGTCTTCGAGCCGGCGGCGCGGTGCGCGACCACCGGACCCGCGTCCTTCAGATCGAGCGAGATCGCCATGTCGTCGGACGCGGTCCGCAAGGTGTGCGACGGCCCGGCCGCCGCGACGCGCCAGCGCCCCTGCGAGAAGTCGAAGCCGTTGGCGATCGCCTGCGCCGGCACCCCGCCGGTGCGGGTCTGGCTGGCATAGCGCTTGCCGGTCTGCAGGTCGGTCACCGCGGCATGCATGGCCGTGTGCTTGACCAGGCCGGTGGCGACGAAGACCGCCACGTGGAAGGCATAGCGCTCGCCGTTCGCCGCATCGAGGATGCCGTTGTAGTACCACCATTCCATGCCCGAACCGTGCGCAGCGTCGTCGGCCGGCAGGTTGAGCGGGGGGAGCGCCGCAGTGCGTTCGGCCGGCCCGCCGTCGTCGACGGCCGCGACTGTCGCCGCTCGCCCCGACAGCGCATCGGGCATCCACGTCATGAACAGCGTCGCCGCCACGGCGACCAGCACACCGACACCCAGCAGCAGGTAGCGCCGTGCGGCGCGACGGCGCTGCAGCTCTTCACGGTAGGAGCGCGAATACGCCCGGCCGGAGCGGGGGGAAAAGTCATCTGGCATCGGCGAGGCCTCGGAAGGACATGCAATGGGCGCCGAGCCTAGCATTGGCTCCGCGCCAACGCCAGAGAAGGCAGCAGTCGCTGCGCTGCCAAAAGGCTCACAGGAGCCCGGGCGGGCTGGTCCCAAACAGCTCGATCAGCGGCGGCATCGCGTCGTAGGCCTGGCGACGCGCAGGGTCCCCAAGGCACGCACGGGCGCGCTGCAACCGGCGCAGCCGCCAGCGCCATCGCAGCGCAATGCCCGTTCGCTCCGGCCCGAGCGCCTCGCGGGCGCGCCGATAGCCCGCTTCGATCTCCTCGAGGCTCGCGTCCTCGGGCACACCCAGCAAGGCATAGAGGCTCATCCGCGATCGATCACGACGTCGGGGCCCGCCCAGGGACTTCGCCCGAGGCTTCGACGAAC
The sequence above is drawn from the Variovorax sp. J2L1-78 genome and encodes:
- a CDS encoding lipocalin family protein, producing MPDDFSPRSGRAYSRSYREELQRRRAARRYLLLGVGVLVAVAATLFMTWMPDALSGRAATVAAVDDGGPAERTAALPPLNLPADDAAHGSGMEWWYYNGILDAANGERYAFHVAVFVATGLVKHTAMHAAVTDLQTGKRYASQTRTGGVPAQAIANGFDFSQGRWRVAAAGPSHTLRTASDDMAISLDLKDAGPVVAHRAAGSKTPGLLDFGKAGISYYYSRPRIAAKGDIVVGGKTVSVSGPVWFDHQWGEFDASTLGWNWFALHLANGSDVMVYQLFDAEGRKVMTAGTVSDAKGAVPLKGEDIELTPGASWTSPVTRIPYVVEWRLRLPSGVYDVKPFYPDGEFDSRQTTANVYWEGPVRVSGSAEGQGFLEMSGYDRLANLAAGRR
- a CDS encoding DnaJ domain-containing protein, which translates into the protein MSLYALLGVPEDASLEEIEAGYRRAREALGPERTGIALRWRWRLRRLQRARACLGDPARRQAYDAMPPLIELFGTSPPGLL